Below is a window of Lepidochelys kempii isolate rLepKem1 chromosome 14, rLepKem1.hap2, whole genome shotgun sequence DNA.
tctCCCTTTACTGGGTCCCTCCCCCCTCTCCGGTTTATGGTTGCCAATTTTAATTGGCCGGATTCCTGAATATTTTATCACATGacaaaatctttaattaaaaattaatctttaattcctgcagactcccggTCATCCTGGAGGACtggcaatgctactccagtttcctgggccacacccgtgtccccacctaatggaCCCCTTTCTCTGGGTTCCAGGGTGAAGCGTCTGTCCTCCATgagcaggtctccttccccattctccagggctgggtctcgattcctgtttctggttccctgggcctggtccccgtccctgtcacacactgcggggagctcagattcctgtgaatcctgcggacttccaggctgcggggagggatgagtcagcaccTTCCAGAAGACGAGTTGCGAGTAGGCAAACGCTTTCcccctacctttccaaaacccacataggtatagtgagaccagcacccccaccacccccaccacccccaccactgccatcACTCCAAGCACCAGGAGACGactccaggacgctggctctgaaacaaaagcgagagaaaggccccatgactaagggacttaattaaatcatcccacagctgccatgaggatcccagaagatga
It encodes the following:
- the LOC140897916 gene encoding uncharacterized protein isoform X1, with product MPWVRVFLGLFLLGRPSGFLDDTSAREDCLIVHVAEPEGSSVNTSIPNASSISETSFFVQKYNTSSSWEDVIYSSNEGSQTVLSSFKETLSFSGGYFKMENVSKGAEGVYRIQDEMYRKCVAVVNFTVVEPASWSRLLVLGVMAVVGVVGVVGVLVSLYLCGFWKGRGKAFAYSQLVFWKVLTHPSPQPGSPQDSQESELPAVCDRDGDQAQGTRNRNRDPALENGEGDLLMEDRRFTLEPRERGPLGGDTGVAQETGVALPVLQDDRESAGIKD